The Lates calcarifer isolate ASB-BC8 linkage group LG11, TLL_Latcal_v3, whole genome shotgun sequence genomic sequence AGGTTACAGGACTGAGATTCATCAGGCTTAGCCTGGGGACCAAGCCATCTCCAACACACTTATCACAGTGTAGCCTAGAAAAGGTCGCAGGATATGACTGTCAATACAACAAGCAGTCAAAGCACGCGCACCTGACACTGTCGTTGTCCCGCACCACAAATATGTGCTCTGTGTGCGGCAAGTAGCAGTCCTCAATGAAGAGGTTTAGGATGCTTCTTGGGCTGAACTCAAACTTCTCTCTGATGATACTTTCCAGATCCGCCACCACGCGACATGTATTCAAGTCCAGGAGCAGCCAGCACATCCGGCAATCAACAACAGCGGGCGGCGGGTAATCAAAGTGTAAGCGCACGCGAATGAAGCTGTTACTGTTGGCAGCCATGACACCGAGAAAACTAAACCTAACGCCAAATCAATTACGCCAAACCGTACATCCATGCGCCAAACGCATCCCTGCTGTTCCGCCAGAAAAAGCGGGGACGATACTTCCGGTCGGttgtttcaaaataagagtgTTAAGAGTAATAGTGTTCCTCTTTGAGTCGTGCTCTTTAACCTTCAACACACACTTCAAGGCTTGTAACACCACactaaggattttttttcaaacagaCAAGCAGGTCTTCAAATTGAGAAGCAGATACATTCATGAAGAGTCTGTCAGTGCTTAAATTTATGTTAAAACCAAAACGTTGGCCCTTTggccttttattttgaaagacaaGTGCTTTACTGAAAGTCAATTTTACCTTGACTGTTGTTCTCTTTAACGCCAACTCATTCACAACACTGCCCTCTGTTGGGGTGGAGGCAGGACAtacatttatgtatgtatgtatgtacagtataatatgtactgtactgtgttgtCAGTCAAACGTTTACTGTACTTAACTGTAGTTATCACTGTATATATCACATTagtaatttatttgtttctttattttttttgcttcatttttaaacaaaattcTCAATACTTAAtagatattttttcttgttatttcttccttttattAAGCTAGTGGTAACCTGTAACCTAACTGTATGTGTATGGTGGTGACTGACGTGCACAATAAGACAAagcaaagttaaataaaattatagAGAAATTGGGGGGCGGGTTGATGTCGGTCAGCTGACTCCGGGTGCGGTCATGTGATTACTCGTAACAGTAAAACTGTACAGAACAGAGCCACTCGTACACTGAGGCACCAACAATGGGACTGGTAGAAGCATCAtcaagtttgttgtttttattcgCCATTGTCGTCAATAAAGGTATGAGTTATGGCTTCTATGTAGTGTTTAAATGCGCTCTAGTCAGCCAAAGTGACACACAAGTCAAATATTAGATTCGTATTACTTTATGTGTGCCTTGATTTATCAGACTCAAAAACGGAAGTAACAATTATGCTGTTCATTTACAATAGCTATTTATAATTGGTGTGTATTCCAGAAAGTGTTAACCCTGAGTTCTTGAGTTTTTCAGTTACAGCTAcacaaataatgaaactgtgaaCTTACTGAACCTAACCTGTTCGTTACGGGGTTTTCCATCAAagcctctctctttcactcctcttctcctgccAGACGCAGCgttccatttcctctctcatacAGTCCATATTAGCACTGATCGGAGCGCATTAATTGAAAATCCCGGTTGAATATTAGTTTGTTACTCAAGCCATATTTTTGTTAGCGTCAGCGCCTTCATTGATCATAACATGATATGTGATATGTAAAATATGCTACAAACAGTGTTTCTCTCAGGTAAAACAGACATCCAAAATATACACTCAGTTTTAGCTGAGATGCTTTTTCAACTGCAAATCACAAAAATGAGTAGGCTGTTACTGGTTTGCACTGTAGGTTACAATCATACCTGTTTCATCTTCTGCTGCCACCAGCACTGTCCCCAGTGAACATATTCAGAGTTGATTCAACTAACTGTctttagctgaaaaatcagaGTTTCCAATCTCAGGGTTAGTTAGCACTGTTAGCACTTCGCCCTGGTcatttctgtgtggagtttgcatgttctccctgttagGCTCAGAGTTTGTTAaacctgtgtttttatataGGTCCCTATACTGGTTATACTTTAGTAGAATTGTTAAGTAACACTGTAACTGAATACCAGgtcaaaaaaacacatttaattgaaTCCTATGCAGGGCTCCCCAGTCCTTTGGCTGGCAAAGAAGCCTGGAATTATGTGGAAGTGAGAGACGGGGCCCACATGTTCTGGTGGCTTTATTATGCTGACAACCCGTCTGCCTCAGACCTGCCTCTGGTCATGTGGCTGCAGGTAGGAAATCTTCTTCAAGGACCACACCACCACTCTCTCACAACAAATCACAAAATCTTGGGATAATTTTCCAATAATTTTGGAGATTACAAATTTATAATGAAGCCAACTTTATACATTTTGAGTGTGGAGTTTGTTGTATTAttggaaatgttgtttttctttttaatgtcatATCTTTGGTTCTGCTGCCTCAGTTTTGACCATTCTTCATGGTCATCTGTTTGTCACAAGCTCAACTTTATAGAAATGCAATACCAAAATTCCATTCACCATTCCTGCAGCAAAACAGGGATTAAAATGAGCTTTTCTCGTCAACTCactgttgctttttatttcatgaagtaaagaaatagaggaaaaaatgaaacgGTAATCGTGACGTGTAAAAGTTGGACACCCTTGTAAAACACTCAGAACTTCATTAACTCGTTAGGCCTTAATTGATTTATCAGGACTTGTAAGGCAGGTACAGAATTAGCATTAGGAACCTCTAAGGCCTGGGGATCTGAAAATGAAGCTAGTTGTTGCCTACAAAGCAGAGCGACTATAAAAAGTTATTAGATTGCTTCCAGCCTAAAAATTCCATGTCATTAAGAAATGGCAGTTAAGGGGAACTGTGCAAGTCGAGATCTGGAAGTTTAATAATAAAACTGCACCTGTGCTGGTTAGGAATGCAAAGTAAAATCCCCATATGACTGCAAAGAATCTGTAGGAAGGTTTAGCTAATGTAGGAGTGATGGAACAGCTTTGATGCATCAACAGGATCTATATGGAAGAGCACCctcagtcagtgtgcagtgtgtagTGTAAGTGCTGCAGACAGATAAAGTTAGAAGGGAGCtgtttgacagacagacaaaaagcatTTGTTAAAAAGAACACCTGAAATAAAGAGTAAACGTTAAGGTTCTTTTTTTACTGACTGTTTGCTGCAGAGGTTGTATTTCTTCTtgttaaatgtgtaatttgcaCAGGGGTGGCCAAACGTCTGCATACAGCTGCTCTGTTAAATAGCACCTCTGGTCTTAATGTTTGAACATGATGAGgatatgtgtctgtgtctctttagGGCGGACCAGGAGGATCAGGAAGTGGATTTGGGAACTTTGAGGAGATTGGACCTTTGAATAGGAACTTAGAGCCCAGAAAGACAAGTTGGGTAAGATGGTTGCATTAACGGTTTTAAAGTAATTGTCCTTTTGTTCAACCAGCTGTTTAGTGATCAGCAATTCCCTGCATTGTGTTATATTAATGTTACAAGTAATGTCTGTTATAATgtctgaaatgaagaaaatacaGGTCAACATGCTGATgtattttgtggtttggttCTTTCAGGTACAGGCAGCCAGTGTGTTATTTGTAGACAACCCTGTGGGGACTGGCTTCAGCTACACGGAGAGGCCTGATGGCTATGCTACCAATGTGGCCATGGTGGCTTCAGACATGCTGGTGCTGCTCAGACACTTCTTCACAGAGAAGGATGAGTTCCAGGTATGCTGGCTGGAAGCTTACGACAGTCCAGTTTGTTTCACTATAGCATGATGTTATAGTCCCATAAGCATGTTAGCTCTGGCGACTTAAAGAAGATCCACAGGCATCTTAATGGTGCAACCCACGTTTCAGTACCATTATCTCATTTAacaaatgtcttgagcttgtgcATAAAACACTAAACAGTTTGAATGCTCCGAACATGCTGAATGAATTGTTCTATCTTGTACAGGAATAGCTTGAACAGTGTACAGTGGCTACAGTGTATCAGGTGACAGCTTGACAATGTGAAATGAGTGGCTCGTAGTGaagaacccacagagaattatcagctgGATCTGCTGCTTTCCTCAGCTTTTTAGAGCTTTATAGTGAATTTGAGCTTtagctgcattgttttttttagtataTTCTAGATTTTGGTATTTTGGTTTACTCTACACCAATATCATAGCACTGTTTTTGGCCACAGAAGGCAGCTGCTCTTAGAGGAAAAGATCGAAAAACTGGCTTTACACTACCTGCTCACTACCAAGCCATAGACAGCCACAGTAAgaggtgaacatagtggagcatttagcagctgatgagccacatatttctctcaggagttgatggagacaaagacagagccTCCCAGCTGTATGCAtctgccaaccagtccagtcattagcatgtgaattcttgaattatGGCCtaaattgtgttttgtgtggtcacagtgactttgacctttgaccaccaaaatctaactAGTTTATCCTTGAGACCAAGTGAacttatacatatatatacacaccatACAGTACTGAGGATGCAACTGATAAATATGAACTATAATTTTATTCTCTGCAGAGCGTCCCCTTCTACATCTTCTCTGAGTCATATGGAGGGAAGATGGCAGCTGCTATCTCCTCAGAACTCATCAAGGTGAGTTCACTGCTTTTTGCTGGTTTAACCTGTTGAACCTAAGTTGTTGAACTAATAAAACAGAGCAATCTCAACTTAAATGAAGATCTAGTTAACAAAACAGACCAGACTGAAAAGAGTATGTGAACTTATTCTAAACAGGATAAGGAACAAAAGAGGTTAAGTGTGAAacctttgttgtgtgtgttgttatgtcACAGCCTTCAACTCAGCGATCAGCCCAACCGAATCGATGGGCTTCAATTCAGATGTTGAGGCACAATCCTTTCGCTTTAACTCAACCTCTAAAATGATAGTAGATGCTGTGGCTCTGCTCAAAACTAGGCTTTCCAACCCTAGACCTGACCTGGTTCAGGTCCTACTTAACAGAGAGgagtatttgtgtttgtgtgggagcCACTGAGTCTCATGCAGCGCCTCTGACGTGCGGGGTGCTTCAGGGCTCCATACTTGGCCCTCTTCTATTCTCCCTGTACTTGCTTCCCTTAGGTTCAGTTCTCAGAAAACATGGCATCGCCTTCCATTTTTATGCcactaaaacaagaaaatgcatACTCTGCAAACCAACTATTGTGCATTGCGGAAATCAAGGCATGGATATCAATTAATTTTCTgcaattaaatgataaaaagacTGAGGTGATGTTTGGGCCTAGTGATGCCTCCAAAGCCCATACTGATCTGGGGGCCTTAAGCCAGCATCTGACACAGACAGTAACAAACCTGGGTGTAAGACTGGACAGTGATCTCGAATTCAATGCTCAGATTAAATCAGTGGTCAAGTCCAGCTTTTTTCAATTGCGACAATTAGCCAAAGTTAAACaatttctttctctgcatcaCTTTGAGATTTTAATCCATGCTTTTATCACAATTCGTTTAGACTACTGCAATGCACTTTATGTTGGGGTTAGCAAGAAGTCACTTGCTCGCCTACAGCTGATTTAGAACGCTGCTGCTTGACTTTTAAGAAGTGCCAGtactctttgtttttaaatgtcttcaTGGCCTGGCCCCACATTATCTGTCCGACCTCACGTGCTCTCAGAATGACTGATCAGTCACTGTTAGTCATCCCAGAGACAAATAGGAAATCGAGAAGTGACTGTGCTTTTTTGGTCGCTGCCCTGAAGCTGTGGAATGTCTTTGCAGGCCGACTcaattcctgtttttaaattctctcttaaaacacattttttcctcaatgggttttaacacagtttgagatgttggcttttattgttttgtcttttcttttatcttattggcttttattgttttttatttgctttgtttttgatcAACCAAACTGCTCCTTCAAACCTAGAACTGGCCCAGTAGCTTTTAGTTCTGTTATAGTGACACAGGTGCTATATTATGGTTTATGGGAGTGTATAAAATGTTTTAGTTGTCTGACAAGAAGATGGAATTGGCTACTTGTTGTTCCTTGTGTATAATTATTGTCAAAACAGGTTAACTGTCATTTCTTGCTTTAGTAACACTCacaaaatccatccatccatccatccattatctatactgcttatccttaagggtcatgggAGGGCTGGAGCCTAACCctgctgacattgggtgagaggtggggtacaccctggacagatcgccagtccatgGCAAGGCACACTCAGAGAATGTCATTAGTAAAGTCCTGAAACTGAAAGCCAGATGCAGTAACTAGGTTTCTGTTTGTAGTTTGGTATGGATTTTCACAGTTACTAGTGAAAGATTTCTAAAGAATTTGATCTCTAGTGCTACCCTTAGGTTAATTTCCACTTAAGCATGTGTTCTAATCTGTGTCTCTTGTCTGTCCAGGCCATAGAACAAGGAACAGTGAAATGCAAATTTGCTGGTGTGGCACTTGGAGACTCATGGATTTCCCCACTAGGTCAGTATCATTCAGTCTTTACACCTATATTTCAACCTAAGCACATATTTCTTATCAGAAACAAACCTGGTAGAATGCTGCACATCTCAGTCATAATGCTTAACTGAGAGACACATTCCATGTATATCACACAATGGCAAGGCCTTTTGTAGATTTCAAGTATGTATACAAGGAGGGTAGGGAGCGGCAGGAATCCCactttaaaactgaatatttatttatttattttttagctcAATGTATTCATGGTGAATTtcccagaaaacaaaaaatggtgATGTGTTAGACTGTGCTCAGCAAGATGTGTTGAGCATGCCCCTAGCAAATGAAAAGGCCAGATTTTGGAAGGAAGTGTAGTGAATTTCAGCGTGCACTACAGTAGGAGTTATTTCTCAGAGAATACAAACAACTGACTACACCTTTCTGCGATGTCACTAAAACGTAAAATGATTCACAACTGTGTCATTTTACAATTATTGCATTATTTTGTAAGTGTAGGATATTTGAACAAACAGGTTTAATAGACTGCATTGAAAACGCAAGGCCCAAAGTACATcaatacaacaaaatgtgaGTATGCCAGCCACCACTGCAACAAATTTACCTGTGATCACTTCATCAAACTATATTACACCTGGAATTCTTAAAGAACAGCTTTCTCAGTTTTGTACTGGGTTTAAAATGGTGCATTGGTTATGTCCAATGCAACATGGTAAAGAAACTATGTGAACAAATAAGAAAGCCCATAGTACAAGGTACAAGAGCAACAGTAGGCTGCTGAAGAGAAGGTGAAACACAGTTGCAGCAGTGCTTAGGAGGTATGGGAAGAGCCATAGGTGTATTCCAGGTGTAAGAGCCATAGACAGAATAATGACGTCACCCACTATTCCCTATTTACAAAGCCAACAGAATGCAGACAGGTAATGGTACTTGGTACAAGGAGTTTCAGTGAGTGATCAGACAGTGAGAAGGACAGTCAGACTGTGTGGACGACATCCAAAGCTGCACAAAGATATAAAACTTAACCAAAGAACATAAAAAGACATTCTTTGGTCAtatgacacaaaataaatttgtttgaACCTGTCCAGGACTGCCACGGTGTGTGATGTGAATCCAACAGATTAcctttgaatattttaaagtgGAAGATAGAGCATCTCAACAATCAAGGGTGTATTTTTATTGCAGTTGGTTCTTTAATGTTCGTTTCATTGTagtttaatttctgtttttcagatgaaTTAGATATATTTTAGGttttggctaaaaacaaaactgtattaAATGGACCGGATTTGAAATCACCTAAGAGGGTTGTGTTGGGGCACAGATCTGGGTAAGACTACAAAAAATGCTGCACTGAAGGTTCCCACAAGCACATCCGCCTCCATTATTCTTaaaatggaagaagtttggaacAGCCAGGACTCTTCCTAAAGCTGGCAGTTGGGCCAAACTCTGACCAAGACCCATCTCCCGGGGCGCCCCCATAGCCGAATTGTTAGAGCGCAtaccatgtgggccctagtggCCTGAGCAGGCGGACCCCCCAAGATTCTATATCAAACTGTTGGGCCTCAATTCTAAGCATCTGAAGGAAACTAggcactgctcatcacctgCTGAAGACCTTCCTAAGGTTGAAGCAAATAGGGCACTGTGTAAGCCAGACTGAGCAATATTACATTGATCAGAACCTCtttaaaagagacagaaagctTTATCCAACGTTTCTATCCTGTTAATTTACTGTAGGACTTGTGCTTCATCCACAGACTCTGTCATGACATGGGGACCATACCTCTACACCACTGTAAGTAACAAACAGGCAAACttttctgttaaaaaatatCTGGTAAAGTCATATTTTTGGGGGGGCGGATCTCTTGAACTTTGAACTGACTGTGATCGCTCTGCTCTGTAGTCACTGCTGGATGATTATGGCCTGGCAGACGTCAACAATGCAGCGGAGGAGGTGAAGAAAGCTGTGGAGCAGCAAGAGTTTCTGAAAGCCACTGAGCTGTGGTCTATGACTGAGAGTGTGGTGGAGCAGGTCAGTACACAGAGGAAATATCTGCACTGCTTGATACAAACAGGTCCCCTTCTTCATATACAGCCAGCTGATTTATAGAGAAAATCAGCAGATACA encodes the following:
- the scpep1 gene encoding retinoid-inducible serine carboxypeptidase isoform X2, translated to MGLVEASSSLLFLFAIVVNKGLPSPLAGKEAWNYVEVRDGAHMFWWLYYADNPSASDLPLVMWLQGGPGGSGSGFGNFEEIGPLNRNLEPRKTSWVQAASVLFVDNPVGTGFSYTERPDGYATNVAMVASDMLVLLRHFFTEKDEFQSVPFYIFSESYGGKMAAAISSELIKAIEQGTVKCKFAGVALGDSWISPLDSVMTWGPYLYTTSLLDDYGLADVNNAAEEVKKAVEQQEFLKATELWSMTESVVEQNTNGVNFYNILTQEPDEKLTSSAGENFIALQTRRHIRPLHSQSLSELMNGPIRKKLGIIPQNVTWGGQAEDVFSYMAGDFMRPVVDIVDQLLTAGVNVTVYNGQLDLIVDTMGQELWVKQLKWEGLPGFNKLRWTALDDPISPGITGAFYKTYKNFAFYWILRAGHMIPSDQGAMALQMMKMITQQV
- the scpep1 gene encoding retinoid-inducible serine carboxypeptidase isoform X3; the encoded protein is MGLVEASSSFCFLFAIVVNKGLPSPLAGKEAWNYVEVRDGAHMFWWLYYADNPSASDLPLVMWLQGGPGGSGSGFGNFEEIGPLNRNLEPRKTSWVQAASVLFVDNPVGTGFSYTERPDGYATNVAMVASDMLVLLRHFFTEKDEFQSVPFYIFSESYGGKMAAAISSELIKAIEQGTVKCKFAGVALGDSWISPLDSVMTWGPYLYTTSLLDDYGLADVNNAAEEVKKAVEQQEFLKATELWSMTESVVEQNTNGVNFYNILTQEPDEKLTSSAGENFIALQTRRHIRPLHSQSLSELMNGPIRKKLGIIPQNVTWGGQAEDVFSYMAGDFMRPVVDIVDQLLTAGVNVTVYNGQLDLIVDTMGQELWVKQLKWEGLPGFNKLRWTALDDPISPGITGAFYKTYKNFAFYWILRAGHMIPSDQGAMALQMMKMITQQV